Proteins encoded by one window of Cylindrospermum stagnale PCC 7417:
- a CDS encoding ferredoxin:protochlorophyllide reductase (ATP-dependent) subunit N, with translation MTVAQQPEALNFECETGNYHTFCPISCVAWLYQKIEDSFFLVIGTKTCGYFLQNAMGVMIFAEPRYAMAELEEGDISAQLSDYEELKRLCEQIKRDRNPSVIVWIGTCTTEIIKTDLEGLAPKLESEIGIPIVVARANGLDYAFTQGEDTVLAAMANRCPEKAPVSETDKNERNAIQKLLNFGKKKEEVAQDESEYVDHKPLVLFGSLPDPVVTQLTLELKRQGIKVSGWLPAKRFTELPVIEEGYYVAGVNPFLSRTATTLMRRRKCKLIGAPFPIGPDGTRAWIEKICSVFGITPQGLDEREAQIWAGLEEYVKLIRGKSVFFMGDNLLEVSLARFLVRCGMTVQEIGIPYMDKRYQAAELALLEKTCQEMGSPLPTIVEKPDNYNQIQRIYESKPDLVITGMAHANPLEARGINTKWSVEFTFAQIHGFTNARDVLELVTRPLRRNNNLKDLGWDKLVREEAKI, from the coding sequence ATGACTGTCGCTCAACAACCAGAAGCTTTAAATTTTGAATGTGAAACTGGGAATTACCACACCTTTTGCCCCATTAGCTGCGTGGCGTGGTTATACCAAAAAATTGAAGATAGCTTCTTTTTGGTGATTGGGACAAAAACTTGCGGCTACTTCCTGCAAAACGCGATGGGGGTGATGATTTTTGCGGAACCCCGCTATGCAATGGCAGAGTTGGAAGAAGGGGATATTTCGGCACAACTGAGTGATTATGAAGAGTTAAAGCGCTTGTGTGAGCAAATTAAGCGCGATCGCAATCCTAGTGTAATCGTCTGGATAGGCACTTGCACCACAGAAATTATTAAAACAGACTTGGAAGGTTTGGCACCCAAGTTAGAATCCGAAATTGGTATTCCCATCGTAGTTGCTCGTGCCAACGGTTTAGACTACGCATTTACCCAAGGAGAGGACACTGTGTTAGCCGCTATGGCTAATCGTTGTCCCGAAAAGGCACCGGTGTCAGAAACAGACAAAAACGAGCGCAACGCCATTCAAAAGCTGCTTAACTTCGGCAAGAAAAAAGAAGAAGTAGCCCAAGATGAATCTGAATATGTAGATCATAAACCCCTAGTTCTCTTCGGTTCTCTTCCTGACCCCGTGGTGACCCAGTTAACTTTGGAATTGAAGAGACAAGGTATCAAAGTTTCCGGCTGGCTACCTGCAAAGCGCTTCACTGAACTGCCAGTCATCGAAGAAGGGTATTATGTCGCTGGTGTCAATCCCTTCCTCAGCCGCACTGCTACAACTTTAATGCGTCGCCGCAAATGTAAACTAATAGGCGCACCCTTCCCCATTGGCCCCGATGGCACCCGCGCTTGGATTGAGAAAATCTGCTCTGTGTTCGGTATTACACCCCAAGGTTTAGATGAACGGGAAGCGCAAATTTGGGCAGGTTTGGAAGAATATGTCAAACTGATTCGCGGTAAGTCTGTATTCTTCATGGGTGATAATTTGCTGGAAGTTTCCCTCGCACGGTTCTTGGTGCGTTGCGGAATGACGGTTCAAGAAATCGGCATTCCCTACATGGATAAGCGTTATCAAGCTGCTGAGTTGGCTTTGCTAGAAAAGACTTGTCAGGAAATGGGTTCACCTCTACCAACAATTGTCGAAAAGCCAGATAATTACAATCAAATTCAGCGAATTTATGAGTCGAAGCCAGATTTGGTTATTACTGGTATGGCTCATGCTAACCCTCTGGAAGCAAGGGGTATTAATACTAAGTGGTCTGTGGAGTTCACTTTTGCTCAAATTCACGGTTTTACTAATGCCCGTGATGTTCTTGAATTGGTAACTCGTCCGCTGCGTCGGAATAACAATTTGAAGGATTTAGGTTGGGATAAGTTGGTAAGGGAAGAAGCGAAGATTTAG
- a CDS encoding AbrB/MazE/SpoVT family DNA-binding domain-containing protein, which yields MEVTKLSVQGQVIIPQSLRESHHWNAGQEFVIIDMGDGILLKPKNPFPETKLDDVAGCLKYYDKPKTLEDINF from the coding sequence ATGGAAGTCACAAAATTATCTGTTCAAGGACAAGTAATTATTCCCCAATCTTTACGGGAATCTCATCATTGGAATGCTGGTCAGGAATTTGTAATTATTGATATGGGTGATGGGATTTTGTTAAAGCCTAAGAATCCTTTTCCAGAAACTAAATTAGATGATGTGGCAGGTTGTTTAAAATATTACGATAAGCCTAAGACTCTTGAAGATATAAACTTTTAA
- a CDS encoding phospholipase D-like domain-containing protein, with the protein MNLSEFAIDQLKTIVAGEHELTKTQYKTGRDLVDFFNSFGERDTYDQVFNDPSNRFYSRPLFVVDKLKKLNGTKSIKNIIEKIVNDDNNDKRVVADKLNEIIKPDNYFLEEIDGTYTVISQDNYDEDIKIEASFEENQTKIVEEISKAKFIIWVAVAWFTDDVLFRKLIEKKKQGINVQVIIIDDDINSTLNFEEHFEIYRIPKTPKFANMMHHKFCVIDLCTVINGSYNWTKKAQFNCENITIFNSRQLAEEFANEFICLKSLKN; encoded by the coding sequence GTGAATCTTTCAGAATTTGCAATAGATCAACTTAAAACAATAGTAGCTGGTGAACATGAATTAACAAAAACGCAGTATAAGACAGGTAGGGATTTAGTTGATTTTTTTAACTCATTTGGTGAAAGGGATACTTATGATCAGGTTTTCAATGACCCTTCTAATCGTTTCTATTCTAGACCACTGTTTGTTGTTGATAAATTGAAAAAATTAAACGGTACAAAGAGCATCAAAAATATTATTGAGAAAATTGTCAATGATGACAATAATGATAAAAGAGTAGTTGCGGATAAACTAAATGAAATTATTAAACCGGATAATTATTTTTTAGAAGAAATAGATGGTACTTATACAGTAATAAGCCAAGATAACTATGATGAAGATATAAAAATAGAAGCTTCTTTTGAAGAGAATCAAACAAAAATTGTTGAAGAAATAAGCAAGGCTAAATTCATTATATGGGTAGCTGTCGCTTGGTTTACAGATGACGTTTTATTTAGAAAGCTAATAGAGAAGAAAAAACAAGGTATTAATGTTCAAGTGATTATTATTGATGATGATATTAATAGCACCTTGAATTTTGAAGAACATTTTGAAATTTATAGGATTCCTAAAACTCCAAAATTTGCTAACATGATGCATCATAAGTTCTGTGTAATTGATTTGTGTACTGTCATAAATGGCTCTTATAATTGGACTAAAAAGGCTCAATTTAATTGTGAAAATATTACGATATTTAATAGTAGACAATTAGCAGAGGAGTTTGCGAATGAATTTATTTGCTTGAAATCACTAAAAAATTAA